Proteins co-encoded in one Candidatus Zixiibacteriota bacterium genomic window:
- the fabG gene encoding 3-oxoacyl-[acyl-carrier-protein] reductase translates to MMLKDKVCLVTGSARGIGYSIAEEFVRNGAKVVLSDVLEDALSESVKTLSASGGEVIGIAGDVTDSVQVTNLVAQTVEKLGGIDVLVNNAGVTRDTLLVRMTESDWDLVLRVNLKGAFLMTQAAAKIMMKKRSGKIVNISSVVGLMGNAGQANYAASKAGLIGLTKSAAKELAGRGICVNAIAPGYIETDMTAGLSDAAKAAFLENVPLKRAGSPSDIAQSVLFLASSASDYITGQVLGINGGLYM, encoded by the coding sequence ATGATGCTAAAAGACAAAGTCTGTCTGGTGACAGGATCGGCGAGGGGAATCGGCTACTCGATTGCAGAAGAGTTCGTCAGAAATGGTGCCAAGGTAGTGTTGTCCGATGTACTCGAAGATGCGCTTTCGGAATCGGTCAAGACTCTTTCTGCATCCGGCGGCGAGGTCATCGGTATTGCCGGTGATGTTACCGATTCTGTGCAGGTTACGAACCTGGTTGCTCAGACTGTCGAGAAGCTCGGAGGAATCGATGTGCTGGTGAACAACGCCGGTGTGACTCGTGACACGCTTCTTGTGCGGATGACCGAATCGGACTGGGATCTGGTGTTGAGAGTGAATCTCAAAGGTGCATTTCTGATGACACAAGCGGCTGCCAAGATCATGATGAAGAAGAGAAGCGGAAAGATTGTTAACATATCATCGGTTGTCGGACTGATGGGTAATGCCGGACAGGCGAATTATGCCGCTTCAAAGGCGGGCCTCATCGGCCTGACCAAGTCCGCAGCCAAAGAACTTGCCGGACGCGGCATTTGCGTCAATGCCATCGCTCCGGGGTATATAGAAACAGATATGACTGCCGGACTCTCGGATGCCGCTAAGGCGGCGTTCCTGGAGAATGTTCCACTTAAGAGAGCTGGGAGTCCTTCAGATATTGCACAATCTGTGCTGTTCTTGGCATCGTCTGCAAGTGATTATATCACCGGGCAGGTGCTTGGCATTAACGGCGGACTATACATGTAG
- the fabD gene encoding ACP S-malonyltransferase, with translation MLDKPRKLRMDKTAFVFPGQASQYVGMARDLHDASLDVRSLFESASRILDFDLAEACFDGPLEKLTRTEHTQPAVLVHSLAILTMIGDSLPVPAFCAGHSLGEYSAHACAGTLSFEDAIAAVRDRSRLMKSACDSTDGTMAAAIGGDDNSVSRMVKDASKHGILQPANYNSPGQIAMSGDAAGIQFAHEHHKEYGFKRMLPLKVGGAFHSPLMQFAADRMDGALAGLEFSTPECPVVANVTAEPVDSPESGRELLVKQITAPVKWMQSVQKMCDLGVTRFVEIGPGKVLTGLIKKIAPDVETANIDTLEDVELLLQESEVA, from the coding sequence ATGCTAGATAAGCCGCGAAAACTGCGTATGGACAAGACGGCATTTGTTTTTCCAGGGCAGGCGTCGCAATATGTCGGCATGGCCAGAGACCTTCACGATGCCTCTTTAGATGTAAGAAGTCTTTTTGAATCGGCATCCAGGATCCTGGATTTTGATCTGGCAGAAGCATGCTTCGATGGGCCGCTCGAAAAACTGACTCGAACAGAACATACTCAACCTGCGGTGTTGGTTCATTCGCTGGCTATTCTGACTATGATCGGTGATTCGTTGCCGGTTCCGGCATTCTGCGCAGGGCATTCTCTTGGCGAATATTCCGCACATGCGTGTGCTGGTACTCTTTCATTCGAGGATGCTATCGCTGCGGTCAGAGACAGGAGTCGACTCATGAAGAGCGCCTGCGATTCGACTGACGGAACAATGGCTGCTGCCATCGGCGGCGATGATAATTCTGTCTCCAGAATGGTTAAGGACGCATCGAAACACGGGATACTGCAACCTGCGAATTACAATTCGCCGGGACAAATTGCCATGTCGGGCGATGCTGCGGGCATCCAGTTTGCACACGAGCATCATAAAGAATATGGTTTCAAGCGAATGTTACCGTTGAAGGTCGGCGGTGCCTTTCATTCGCCCCTTATGCAGTTTGCGGCGGACAGGATGGACGGTGCTCTCGCGGGGCTGGAATTCTCGACTCCCGAGTGTCCCGTAGTCGCAAATGTCACTGCCGAGCCGGTTGACTCACCTGAGAGCGGACGCGAGTTGCTTGTGAAGCAGATCACTGCACCAGTGAAGTGGATGCAGTCGGTGCAAAAAATGTGTGACCTCGGGGTGACAAGATTCGTCGAGATCGGTCCGGGAAAGGTGCTTACCGGATTGATAAAGAAGATTGCGCCAGATGTTGAAACAGCTAATATAGATACGCTCGAAGATGTGGAACTTCTTCTGCAGGAGTCGGAAGTAGCATGA
- the acpP gene encoding acyl carrier protein, with the protein MSVEAKVKEIIVEQLGVDPEQVTLEASFVDDLGADSLDTVELVMALEEEFGIEIPDDEAEKIGTVGSAIDYIDQHSGE; encoded by the coding sequence ATGTCGGTTGAGGCAAAAGTAAAAGAGATCATTGTTGAACAGCTTGGAGTTGACCCCGAGCAGGTAACGCTGGAAGCTTCTTTTGTCGATGATCTCGGTGCAGATTCCCTTGATACAGTCGAGCTGGTCATGGCTCTCGAGGAAGAGTTCGGGATTGAGATCCCGGATGATGAGGCCGAGAAGATCGGAACGGTCGGATCTGCGATTGACTACATCGACCAGCATTCAGGAGAGTAG